From the Oryza glaberrima chromosome 5, OglaRS2, whole genome shotgun sequence genome, one window contains:
- the LOC127774691 gene encoding zinc finger AN1 domain-containing stress-associated protein 15 — MAQESCDLNKDEAEILKPSSSSSPSPSPTTASPSPPTAQMTEPPPPQSTPPTPPAAAAAASAAAAPQFSAKNCEGILIEVSKKRKLAEATATDANAVVVAAVAEPLSPVLFVNRCNVCRKRVGLTGFRCRCGELFCPRHRHSETHECSFDYKTAGREEIARANPVIRAAKIIKI, encoded by the coding sequence ATGGCGCAGGAGAGCTGTGATCTCAACAAGGACGAGGCTGAGATCTTGaagccatcatcatcatcctcaccTTCTCCTTCCCCAACCACAGCCTCCCCATCGCCACCAACAGCACAAATGACAGAACCACCGCCTCCGCAATCGACACCACCAACAccaccggcagcagcagcagcggcatcggcagcagcagctcctCAATTCTCAGCCAAGAACTGCGAAGGTATTCTCATAGAGGTTTCCAAGAAGAGGAAACTAGCCGAAGCCACCGCCACCGATGCTAATGCCGTGGTCGTGGCGGCGGTAGCCGAGCCATTATCTCCGGTGCTGTTTGTTAACCGGTGCAACGTGTGCCGCAAGAGGGTCGGTTTGACCGGATTCCGGTGCCGCTGCGGGGAGCTCTTCTGTCCTCGCCACCGGCATTCCGAGACCCATGAGTGCTCCTTCGATTATAAAACCGCGGGCAGGGAGGAGATTGCCCGCGCGAATCCTGTGATCAGGGCTGCCAAGATCATTAAGATCTGA
- the LOC127774963 gene encoding uncharacterized protein LOC127774963 isoform X1 has protein sequence MARSVGGGWWRSRKTLVGLGLGQLVSLLVTATGFASSELSRRGINVPTSQSLLNYVLLGVVYGSILLYRRKSLQMKWYYYLVLALVDVEANYLVVKAYQYTSLTSVMLLDCWAIPAVIFLTWMFLKTNYRFRKYSGVAICVSGLVLVVFSDVHAGDRAGGTSPVKGDILVIAGATLYAISNVSEEFLVKVGDRVELMGMLGLFGAIISACQISIFERNEIKSIQWSVGAVVPFIGFAVAMFMFYSLVPILLKISGSTMLNLSLLTSDMWAILIRLFAYHEKVDWMYYVAFGVVAIGLVIYSGDSNSDDGRRGQVAEATDVEGKLPDDEEAAVHPKCQDAASSGIRKFDDGKTPPTIRPNEPHAQT, from the exons atGGCGCGGTCGGttggcggcgggtggtggcggtCCCGGAAGACCCTGGTCGGGCTGGGGCTGGGCCAACTCGTCTCCCTCCTCGTCACCGCCACCGGCTTCGCCTCCTCCGAGCTCTCCCGCCGAG GTATCAATGTGCCAACGTCACAGTCGCTGCTCAACTACGTGCTGCTTGGGGTCGTGTACGGGAGCATACTGCTATACAGAAGGAAGTCTTTGCAG ATGAAATGGTACTACTACTTAGTACTAGCCTTGGTCGATGTAGAGGCAAATTATCTAG TTGTCAAGGCTTACCAGTACACATCTCTGACAAGCGTTATGCTTCTTGATTGCTGGGCTATTCCTGCTGTGATATTCCTTACATGGATGTTTTTGAAGACCAACTACAGATTCAGAAAATATAGTGGTGTGGCGATTTGTGTCTCAGGACTTGTGCTAGTTGTATTTTCTGATGTCCATGCAGGTGATAGGGCAG GGGGTACAAGCCCAGTTAAAGGTGATATACTTGTAATTGCTGGTGCTACTCTTTATGCCATCAGTAACGTTAGTGAG GAGTTCCTTGTGAAAGTCGGTGATCGAGTTGAGTTGATGGGGATGCTGGGACTATTTGGAGCTATCATCAGTGCTTGTCAGAT AAGCATATTTGAACGCAATGAGATAAAATCTATACAATGGAGTGTTGGTGCT GTGGTACCGTTTATTGGGTTTGCAGTCGcaatgttcatgttttactcTCTAGTTCCAATTTTACTGAAG ATCAGTGGTTCAACAATGCTAAACCTTTCATTGCTAACCTCAGACATGTGGGCTATTCTCATCCGTTTGTTTGCCTACCATGAAAAG GTCGACTGGATGTACTATGTGGCATTCGGTGTAGTTGCAATTGGGCTGGTTATTTACTCAGG CGATTCCAACAGCGACGATGGCAGAAGGGGGCAAGTTGCTGAGGCCACTGATGTTGAGGGAAAGCTACCTGATGATGAGGAGGCTGCTGTTCATCCAAAATGCCAGGATGCAGCATCATCTGGCATCCGAAAATTCGATGATGGTAAAACTCCTCCCACTATTAGACCTAACGAGCCACATGCTCAAACATGA
- the LOC127774963 gene encoding uncharacterized protein LOC127774963 isoform X2, which produces MARSVGGGWWRSRKTLVGLGLGQLVSLLVTATGFASSELSRRGINVPTSQSLLNYVLLGVVYGSILLYRRKSLQMKWYYYLVLALVDVEANYLVVKAYQYTSLTSVMLLDCWAIPAVIFLTWMFLKTNYRFRKYSGVAICVSGLVLVVFSDVHAGDRAGGTSPVKGDILVIAGATLYAISNVSEEFLVKVGDRVELMGMLGLFGAIISACQISIFERNEIKSIQWSVGAVVPFIGFAVAMFMFYSLVPILLKISGSTMLNLSLLTSDMWAILIRLFAYHEKVDWMYYVAFGVVAIGLVIYSGDSNSDDGRRGQVAEATDVEGKLPDDEEAAVHPKCQDAASSGIRKFDDGNGPYHALSNEELS; this is translated from the exons atGGCGCGGTCGGttggcggcgggtggtggcggtCCCGGAAGACCCTGGTCGGGCTGGGGCTGGGCCAACTCGTCTCCCTCCTCGTCACCGCCACCGGCTTCGCCTCCTCCGAGCTCTCCCGCCGAG GTATCAATGTGCCAACGTCACAGTCGCTGCTCAACTACGTGCTGCTTGGGGTCGTGTACGGGAGCATACTGCTATACAGAAGGAAGTCTTTGCAG ATGAAATGGTACTACTACTTAGTACTAGCCTTGGTCGATGTAGAGGCAAATTATCTAG TTGTCAAGGCTTACCAGTACACATCTCTGACAAGCGTTATGCTTCTTGATTGCTGGGCTATTCCTGCTGTGATATTCCTTACATGGATGTTTTTGAAGACCAACTACAGATTCAGAAAATATAGTGGTGTGGCGATTTGTGTCTCAGGACTTGTGCTAGTTGTATTTTCTGATGTCCATGCAGGTGATAGGGCAG GGGGTACAAGCCCAGTTAAAGGTGATATACTTGTAATTGCTGGTGCTACTCTTTATGCCATCAGTAACGTTAGTGAG GAGTTCCTTGTGAAAGTCGGTGATCGAGTTGAGTTGATGGGGATGCTGGGACTATTTGGAGCTATCATCAGTGCTTGTCAGAT AAGCATATTTGAACGCAATGAGATAAAATCTATACAATGGAGTGTTGGTGCT GTGGTACCGTTTATTGGGTTTGCAGTCGcaatgttcatgttttactcTCTAGTTCCAATTTTACTGAAG ATCAGTGGTTCAACAATGCTAAACCTTTCATTGCTAACCTCAGACATGTGGGCTATTCTCATCCGTTTGTTTGCCTACCATGAAAAG GTCGACTGGATGTACTATGTGGCATTCGGTGTAGTTGCAATTGGGCTGGTTATTTACTCAGG CGATTCCAACAGCGACGATGGCAGAAGGGGGCAAGTTGCTGAGGCCACTGATGTTGAGGGAAAGCTACCTGATGATGAGGAGGCTGCTGTTCATCCAAAATGCCAGGATGCAGCATCATCTGGCATCCGAAAATTCGATGATG GAAATGGCCCCTATCATGCCCTCAGCAACGAGGAGCTGAGCTGA